The following are from one region of the Luteimonas sp. MC1572 genome:
- the zipA gene encoding cell division protein ZipA: MSDVWLLRLGILVAGALLFAAMWYIGTRPRTGQGRRVENRTPRDTRMEPTLGAQLERELGDGGQAPGDAAVQSEMELLDGAVGGTAGATVSEYGRRVSDEFDKIVTLYIAARAGQVLRGPDIVVAAEKAGLTYGHMNVFHRLVDGHPERGPVFSVANIRKPGSFEMAEIQAMETPAIAFFLTLPAPLRALDAWDAMLPTAERMAELLDGVLLDEQRNALGRQRIAHLREELRAYDREQEAPISRSPGW; encoded by the coding sequence ATGAGCGATGTATGGCTGTTGCGTCTGGGGATCCTGGTGGCAGGCGCCCTGCTGTTCGCGGCCATGTGGTACATCGGCACGCGTCCGCGCACCGGCCAGGGCCGGCGCGTGGAAAACCGCACGCCGCGTGACACGCGCATGGAACCCACGCTGGGCGCGCAGCTTGAGCGCGAGCTTGGCGATGGCGGGCAGGCGCCCGGGGACGCCGCCGTGCAGAGCGAGATGGAACTGCTGGATGGCGCGGTCGGCGGCACCGCCGGCGCCACCGTCAGCGAGTACGGCCGCCGCGTCAGCGACGAGTTCGACAAGATCGTGACCCTGTACATCGCGGCGCGCGCCGGCCAGGTGCTGCGCGGCCCGGACATCGTGGTCGCGGCCGAAAAGGCCGGCCTGACCTACGGCCACATGAACGTCTTCCACCGCCTGGTCGACGGCCACCCGGAGCGTGGTCCGGTCTTCAGCGTGGCCAACATCCGCAAGCCCGGCAGCTTCGAGATGGCCGAGATCCAGGCCATGGAAACCCCGGCGATCGCGTTCTTCCTCACGCTGCCCGCGCCGCTGCGCGCGCTGGACGCCTGGGACGCGATGCTGCCCACCGCCGAGCGCATGGCCGAGCTGCTGGACGGGGTGCTGCTGGACGAGCAGCGCAACGCCCTGGGACGGCAGCGCATCGCGCACCTGCGCGAGGAACTGCGCGCCTACGACCGCGAGCAGGAAGCACCGATCAGCCGCAGCCCGGGCTGGTAA